CATTTTTATGGATACCAAGAAAATTTTCATCATTTTCAACAAAAGTATGATGAATGGGGTTTTTGGATTATCATGATTAAAGGATTAACGCCTATTCCCTATAAATTGGTTACTATTGCAAGTGGGGTTGCAAAATTTGATCTTACAATTTTTATTGTTGCTTCTATAATTACACGAGGAGCAAGATTCTATTTGGTGTGTGCTCTTTTAAAATATTATGGCCAACCGATACGCATCTTTATTGAAAAATATTTAACTTGGGTAACAACAGCATTTTTGGTATTAATTATAAGTGGATTGCTTCTTATAAAATATGTTTAATCAAAAGATTTAATTGCATGACTATCATTCAACAATCACAAACACGATCAATAT
This genomic interval from Alphaproteobacteria bacterium contains the following:
- a CDS encoding DedA family protein, with protein sequence MLRRLYNKTIELAEHPKAIYALIAVAFAESSFFPIPPDPMLVPMVLARPQSAWRIAFLTTIASVLGGIAGYAIGYFLYETIGQWVIHFYGYQENFHHFQQKYDEWGFWIIMIKGLTPIPYKLVTIASGVAKFDLTIFIVASIITRGARFYLVCALLKYYGQPIRIFIEKYLTWVTTAFLVLIISGLLLIKYV